Within the Candidatus Poribacteria bacterium genome, the region ATGGTCGCCCTTGGGAAAGACCGTGTCGCGTGTGTACCTGCCCTCGAGCAGACCCGACGAATGCGTCACGCGAACCAGAATGCCGGTCTGAGTCTCTGCCCCGGTCTCGGTGAGTTCACGCCCCGGATACTGCTCGAACAGATTGTTGATGAGCTGCATCGAAGTCAGATTGCGGCGTCGCATCGCCGCCTTGCCCTCTACGAGCCACCCGTTGGAGGGGCCCAACGCGCCGCCGTAGGCTCGGATTTTCCCCTCGGCTACCAGGTCGTCCAACGTACTGTAGATGTCGTCGTTGAGGACGGAGTCCATCTTCAGGTTGTGGACCTGGTAGAGGTCGATCACATCGGTCTCCAGGCGCTTCAGACTATGTTCGCACGCGTAGCGCATGTAGTCTGGATGCCAGTTCTGCGGCAGTTCGCGCTGCCCTCGCGGCCCATCGCCGTATCCGTAGAAGTCGTAGCCGAACTTCGTCCCGATGACCACCTCGCCGCGGCAGTCGCGGAATGCGCCCGCGACGAGCGTCTCACCACGCCCGTTTCCATAGGTATCTGCCGTGTCGAAGTAGGTGATGCCCAAGTCGTGTGCGCGTCTCAGGAATGAGACCGCCTCGGCGTCGGTGTAATCGCCCCACCATCCCGCGCTGAGTGTCCATACGCCGAAACCAACCTCCGAGACGGTGATGTCCGTCTTCGGGAACGTGCGATACTTCATCCTCCCGGTCACCTCCGTGGACGCACCGACG harbors:
- a CDS encoding aldo/keto reductase → MKYRTFPKTDITVSEVGFGVWTLSAGWWGDYTDAEAVSFLRRAHDLGITYFDTADTYGNGRGETLVAGAFRDCRGEVVIGTKFGYDFYGYGDGPRGQRELPQNWHPDYMRYACEHSLKRLETDVIDLYQVHNLKMDSVLNDDIYSTLDDLVAEGKIRAYGGALGPSNGWLVEGKAAMRRRNLTSMQLINNLFEQYPGRELTETGAETQTGILVRVTHSSGLLEGRYTRDTVFPKGDHRRHRPRYWLENGLRKLETVGFLTEGRAATIGQMALKFLLAQPIVMTTLPNIYTPEQLDEFAAAPECDDLTPEELGSLDALYADNFGVEEPVMDFKGVSEDSPEAQVLLGEASGAGT